The window CGCTGATTTCGTGGCGCTTCTGGCGCAATGCGATCTCGCGCAGCTTGGCTTCCGCCGCGGCCTGCCGATCGGGCGACGCGATCGCCTCCTGATATTTCGAGAGCGCGTCCTTGTCGCGGCCGAGCGCCTCATCGAGCCAGCCGCTCAGCAGCAGGGTTGCCGGTTTCATCTCCGGCGGAATGCCGACCAGTTCCAGTTCGCTGCCTCGCGGGGACGCGCCGGCGTAGTCCTTGACTTCGAGCGAGGCGCGCAGCGCCTGCGAGAGCGCGATGCGCTGCAGGTCCGCCGGCAGCGACGCGATGGCGAGTTCGGCGTTCTTGAATTTCTCGCGTGCCTCGACCCATTTCTCCTGCCTGGCGTAGGCCAGCGCCTTCCACAGCTCGGAGTCGTAGCCGGGCCCGAGCACCGGATTGGCGATGTCCTTCAAGGTCTGGCCGGGACGGCCCATCATGACATTGGCGACCGCATGGACGATCAGCGCAACCGGGTTTTCCTGGCCGACTTTCGAATCCGAGATCGCCAGATCGGCGACGCCCTTGGCTTCATGATACATGCCGCGCGCCATGTAGAAGCGCGCCAGATCCATCCGCGCTGTCGTCAGCGTATTGGCATCGGCCTGCGACGTGGCGTTGACGAGTTCGTCAAAACGATCCTTGAACGGCCCTTCCTGATCCTTGCGCCACTGGCCGACGTCGAAGATCGGGCGTGCCACCGACGACGCGCGCTGCGGCGCTGCGTCTGCCGCCGACAGCGTCAGACCGCCGGGCCGGCTCAGCACCACCTTGTCGATGTTGGTTTCGACTACGACCTCGTCGGAGTTGAGCTGGATCACCACGCCGTGGATCGACTCCAGCAGCGAGAACTCGACGAAGTCCTGCCGCCGGATGAAACCGCGCGGCGGCGGCAGCGCGGTGATCACATTCAGCGTATCGCCGGCATCGGGATCAACCAGACGATGCTTCAGGCCGGGCTTGCTGAGCGGTACCTGCACATTGGCATGGGAGGGGTCGGCGATATTGCGAACCGCCGAGAGCGGCTGCGACGGGGTCTGCCTGGTATCGGCGAGCATTACCGACCAGCTCTGCCCCGCGCCCGCCGGATCGCCCGGCGTCAATGACGCCAGTTGCGGCCGGTTGAGGCGCATGCGGATCGCCTGCCCCTTTTCCAGCTTGATGCTGCTGGCATCGGCGATGATCGATCCACCCTCGCGGCGGATCGGCGCCACATCGATCGGCTTCGCCGAGTCGATGACCAGCCACATGATGTCGCCGCGGCGAAACAGCGCCGCCGGCGTCGGCGAGGAAAATGCAAAACTCATCCGCAGGACGTCGCTGCTGCGCCTGACCTCGACCGGCATTCCCGCACTTTCAGCGGCAACGGAAGGCGGCGGATCGGCAGCAACGGGAGCCGCTTGAGGCGCGACAAGGACTGGCGCCGGCACTTCCTTGACGGGCGGCGCAGCCACCGCGGCCATTTCTGGTGCGGATGCCGGTTTCTGAACTGTCTCCGCTTTCGCGGGCTCCGCCTTTGCAAGCTCCGCCTTGGCAGGCTCAGCTTTGGCAGGCTCAGCTTTGGCAGGCTCAGCTTTGGCCGCCTCGACCTTCATCGCGGGTTCGGACTTCACCGCCACGTCGGCGATCTTGTCGGGCTTCGATTCCCGCGCGATCGACTCCGAAGTCGGCGGCGTGATCTCGCTGGAATGCGGCGCCGGCGCGACCTCGCTGACCGGCTTCTCGACCACCGGCGGTTTCGCTGCATCCGGCTTAGCGGCGACGGGCAATTTCGCCAGCGGCGATGGCTTGTCGTTCTGCTGGAAGCCGATATCGACCACGTAGTTCTTGTCTTCGCGGAACGAGTGCACATCGACATCGCCGATCAGCCCGATCTCGACCGCGGTCCGGTTGCCGTCCATCGCCTGCCCGATCGAGGCAATGTTCGGCGGCGCCGAAAGTTTGGCATCCGCCAGATCGAAAATCAGGCCGGCATTGAAAGTCAGCGCCATCGTCTTTTCATTCAGCACCGACGACACACCGACACCATCGGGTATCTCGAACACGAAGCGCACAAAGGTCGGCTGCACCGAGGCGCGAACCCGGATCGGCGGCCGCTGCTTGCCTTCCATCGCCGCGCGCTGCTGGCGCAAGGCGCGCTCGGCGGCCCGCGCGCGTTCGGACAATTCCTTGACGACGTCCTGGGGTAAACCGGGCGGCATTCCCTTCCAGCCGTCAGGCAGCAGATCGATGAAGATCCGCTCACCAGCCACCATCGAATTCACGGTGACCTTGCGCGACAGCGCCAGGCGAATGGCGGCCCCATCGGGATCGCGCCGCGCAGAGCCGATATAGTCAGGGGCCGCATCCGACAGGATATCGACGGGGACATCGACCGGCCGCTTGAAGCGAATGACGAGAATGGTGCCAGCCTGGGTCACCTCGGATTCAACGTCCTCGGCGAGTTTCACCACGATGCGGGCGTAACCGCCGGACACCGCCATTGTGGCGGCACCCTTGACGGCCTGTGCATGCGAGGGCGCAGTCAACACGACAGCAAACAGCGAGGCGGCTGCGATGAAGCCCGCGCAACGTCGAACAGCCCGCGTCCATCCGCGAGCTTGCGTCCAACATGCAACGGCAATGCGCGCCATTCCGAAGTGTCTTTCAGCCCATGATCGAACGGCGGCGAGCGCCCCGCCCCTGCGTTGAATCTAGATTCCGCGGTCTAAGGATTTGTTAATGAATTCCTTTAATTCCGGTTTGGCGACATCGGCTTGCCTTCGATCTTGGGCAGATCGGCCGCGGACGCAGACCGGTCGCCACCGCTGGCGCGCCGTGCGAGTTCGACGGTCAGCCGCTCGGCGGCTTCGGGTTGCATCAATCCCAGAATGTCTGACATCTTGCGCGGCGCGATCTGCGAGGCGATATCGAACAGCACCGGCATTTCCAGCCGGTCGAAAATCTTCGCGGCGTCCTTGGGCTTCATGCCCTCGTACATGGTGATGATGCCCTTGAAGCGGGCGGCGTCGGCCTCGCCTTTCTGGTCGGTCGCCGTCTTGATGCCGGCCTCGACACCTTTCAGTTCATCGACGCGGGATTCGATGCGCTTTTCGGCGGCCTTCAGCAGGCTTTCGCGAATATCTATTTCACGCGCGCGCGCTTCGAGCTCCTGGCGACGCGACTGCAGCCGCTCGAGGATCGCGCGTTCGGATGCCGACACCTGTGGAATGGGCTCCGCCGCAGGCGCCGCGTTCGGCTGCGCCATTTCCGGCGCCGCAACGACCGGCTTCGCCGGTTCTTCCTTCTTCGCGCTCACCGAGCCGGTGATATCGGTGTCCGACTGCTTGCCACCCGGGAAATTGAAGGTCTCCTGCGCCCACGACTTCTTGGCCGTTTGCGGCTGGTAGTCGAACACATAGCCGCCATCGATCACCAGGCCGGCGATCTTGAGCACGGCCAGGCCAAAGATCGCGACCAGCACGACAGGAATGACGCGAATGTCCCGGAAAGCGTTCATGCAGCGATGCCGTCAGGCCTCCTGCGCTCGGCAAACGCCTGCGCCGCAGCGGCGTTGGCCTTGGCGGCCGACACCCTCGGTGCGCCAGCGTCCGGCTCCGGATCGGTGAGCGGTCTTGCCGCAACCGCGATGCGTGACAGGCGCCGCAGCACGTTGTCGCTTTCGGCGAGCTGGCCTTTGAGTTGATCCGCCAATGCAGTCGCCGCGGCGATCTGGCTGCCGAGGTTCTCGTTGACGTCGCGCACGGTGTGCTTGAGCCCACCGATCGCACGCTCGGCGATTTCGGTGACGGTGATCAGTTCACCGATCGTCGCCTTCAGCGATTGCTCGTCCGCCTTCAGCCGCTTCAGGCGGGTATTAAGCAGCATGCAATAGGCGATCGTCAGCATGAGCAGGGCTGCAACCAGGCTTTCGATCACAATTCCAACTGAATGACTCATTGTGCCTCCATCAACTTGGTTTGCTCGTCGGCCTTCTCGAACATCGCGAAGGTGGTGTTGGGTTTACGCAACTGCTTGGTGACGCGAATGGCGACGCGGTCTCCGACCCGACCCATGCGGCCCTCGGTCAAGATGACGTCGCCACAGCGCACCTGCACCAGCGCGTCGGCACGCATGTCCAGCGGGAGGGTGTCGCCGACCTTCAGCAGCATCAGCTGCTTCAGCGGAATTTCGGATTCATAGAGCACGGCATCGACAGCGATCTGCGCCTGCGCGATTTCGGTGGCGAGATGGCTTTCCCAGATCGGGTCACGGCCGAATTTCTCGCCCATGAACATCTGCATCAGCACGGCGCGGATCGGCTCGATGGTCGCGTAGGGCAGCAGCAATTCGATATTGCCGCCGCGGTCTTCCATGTCGATATGCAGCCGCACCAGAATGGCGGCGTTGGCCGGCCGGCTGATCGCGGCGAAGCGCGGATTGGTCTCGAGCCGGTCGATGCTGAAGGTCACCGGCGACAGCGGCCGGAACGCCTGTTCGGCGTCGGTCAGCACGACCTCGATCAGACGCTTGACCAGATTGGTTTCAATGGTGGTGTAGGGCCGGCCTTCGATGCGCAGCGACGCCTCGCCACGGCGGCCGCCGAGCAGCACGTCGATCATCGAATAGATCAGGCTGGAATCGACGGTGGCGAGGCCGAAATTTTCCCACTCTTCCGCCTTGAAAACGCACAGCACGGCAGGAAGCGGAATCGAATTCATGTAGTCGCCAAACCGCACCGAGGTGATGCGATCGAGCGAGACCTCGACGTTGTCGGAGGTGAAATTGCGCAAGGACGTCGTCATCAACCGCACCAGCCGGTCGAAAACGATTTCGAGCATCGGCAGACGCTCGTAGGACACCATCGCCGAATCGATGATGGCGCGGATGCCGGAATTCTCATCGAGATTGACTTCGCCAAGGCTGAAACCGAGCAGGTTGTCGATTTCCTCCTGCGACAGGACGCGCTCGCCGCCGCCGTTCTTGCCGCCGCCCATATCGCGGCCGCCGTCATCGACCATGGCGGCCCATTGCTCGGCCATGGTCCCGGTAAGTTCGTTTTCGGCGGCAGCCTTCGCAGCCTCAACGGGATCCTCTGAATCCAGAGAAGCTTCCCATTCGGCTGCGATGGCGTCCTGATCAACCTGTTCGGCAGACATCGACTAAATCCATCTCCTCACTGAATGAGGATTTCCTTGAACAGAACGGCGGTGACCTGGCTCGGCGAAATCGCCGCGTTGACCCGGCGCGTTAGTTCTTCCTTGAGGCGGAACATGCCGACCGAGCCGTTGAGGTCAGTGGAGCGCAACTCGCGAAGATAGGTCTGGAACATGTCGGTGACCCGCGGCATCGCCGGCTTGATCTGCTCGACCAGCTTCTCGTCCTTGATCTCAAGCACGATCTTGGCCTTGAGATACTGCACGCGCTCGCCCGGTTGACCGGCGAGGTTGACGAGAATTTCCGGCACGTCGAGGAAGGACGGCAGCTTCGGCGGCGGCGCCTCGGCATGCACTTCTTCATGGCTGCGGAAGAAAAAGAACCAGGTGCCGGCGCCCGAGGCGAGTACCAGCACGGCAACCGCGATCGCCATCAGCTTGAACTTGCTCTTCGGTGCTGCCGACTCGCCCGCGCTCGGGACGCCATCTTCGGTGGAATCGTTATCTGCCATCGCCTGCCCGTCCGGGTTTGGGATGAGCTCGATGCTGCCAAGCAGGCTTTAAGACGCGATACAAATGCCGCCAGCGCCCAAGGCCCTGTTGATTGTGACGCTAGGTCGCAATGGTTAATGGAACCTTTCTTTTGGCGCACAGGTAGGAAAATTTTGCCGGACGAATATGGTCAACAAGACCTTTCTGCCGCCCTTTATCGCCCCCCGAAAATTCCCAAGCCTCTGAAAATCATCGTATTTTCGACTTGGCACGGCTTTCGCTACTTACTCTGCGAACCGCGGCTTGGGAGAGCTAGTGCGGTTCGCAGGATCCACGGTCGGCCTGGGAGGGCAGACCGCGGGAACTCAGGGGAGAATGACCGATGGAGAACGTAGGTCTCATCGGACTGTCGCGGCAAGTGACGCTGGAGCGACAGCTCGACGTCGTCGCGAACAATATCGCCAATATCAACACCAACGGCTTCAAGGCCGACAAGTCGATGTTCGAGGAATATCTGCGCACGGGCGCCCACGAAGACAACTTCGTCGGCCGAGACCGCCGCGTCAGCTTCGTGCAGGACCGCGCCACGCTGCACGATTTCGCGTCGGGCCCGACCGAGCAGACCAAGAACCCGCTGGACGTCGCCATCGACGGCAACGCCTTCCTGGTGGTGCAGACCCCGAACGGCCCGCGCTACACCCGCGACGGCAGCATGCAGATCAACGCGCAGGGCCAGCTGGTCACCAAATCGGGCAGCCCGGTGCTGGGCACCTCCGGCCCGATCGTATTCCAGCCCGGCGACAAGAACATCAACATTGCGGCCGACGGCAACATCACCGTGCTTGAAGGCGTCAACCGGGTCGACTCGGTACGCGGCAAGCTTAGCCTCGTCAGCTTCGCACAGGCGCAGCAGCTTCTGAAGGATGGCTCCAATCTGTACTCGGCGCCCGCCGGCGCCACTCCGCAGCCGACCACGACATCGAAGGTCAATCAGGGCTTCGTCGAAAAATCCAACGTCAATTCGGTGATGGAAATGACCCGGATGATCGACGTCACCCGCGCCTACACGCAGATCTCCGCGATGCTGCTGGCGCAGGGCGACTTGCGCAAATCCGCGATCGAAAAACTTGCCGACGTTCCGGCCTGAGGAGTTTAACCCATGCGCGCTCTTTACACTGCAGCGACCGGGATGGCGGCCCAGGAACTCAACGTCCAGGTCATCTCCAACAACATCGCGAACATGCGCACCACCGGCTACAAGAAGCAGACGGCGGCATTCCAGGATCTGATCTACGACCACGTGCGCCGGGTCGGCGCGCAGGCGTCGGACCAGGGCACGATCATTCCGGTCGGCGTCGATATCGGCGGTGGCGTCAAGACCGTCGGCACGCCGCGGCTGATGACCCAGGGCACGCTGTCGGCGACCGGCGGCGATCTCGATATCGCCGTGCGCGGCGAGGGCTTCTTCAAGATCCAGATGACGGACGGCACCTTCACCTATACGCGCGACGGTTCGTTCACCACCGACTCGCAGGGCCGCATCGTGACCTCGGCGGGCAATCCGGTGCAGCCGACTATCACGGTGCCGAGCGCCTCGTCGGGCCTCACCATCAACGCCCAGGGCCAGGTCTCGGTCACGGTGCCCGGCTCGACCACTCCGACCGTTCTCGGACAGATCGGCCTGACGCGCTTCATCAACAAGGCCGGCCTGCAGCCGATCGGCGACAACTTGTTCACCGACACGCCCGCGTCGGGCGCGCCGCAGGACGGCGTCGCCAATGCCGACGGCTTCGGCGACATGCAGCAGCGCAACCTGGAACAGGCCAACGTCGAAGTGGTGTCGGAAATTTCCGACCTGATCGCCGCGCAGCGTGCCTACGAGATGAACGCCAAGGTGATCAGTGCCGCCGACCAGATGCTGCAGTCCACTTCCGCCATGTTCCGCTGAGGGAGCTGATCGTGACCACAACACTCCGTTCGCTTCTCCTCGCGACCGCCCTGCTCGCCACGGCCACTGCGGCGCTCGGCCAGACCCGCGACGACGTCATCGCCTCGCCGGTGCTGCGTCCCAATGTCACCGTCACCAACGACGTGGTGCGGATCGGCGACGTCATCGACAATGCTGGCCCGGCCGCGCAGATCGCAATCTACCGCGCGCCCGATCTCGGCACTGTCGGCACGTTGTCGACCGTGAAAATCATCGCGGCGCTGCGCGCGCACCAGGTGATCGGCGTCGATACGCGAAACATCCAGGACGTCACCATCACCCGGCTGTCGCGTAGCCTCGACAGCAAGGATATCGAAAACCAGGTAGCGCAGGCACTGGAGCGTCGAAATGGCCTCGGCGACGCCGCCAATCTCAGCCTCACCTTCGACCGTGACGTCCCAAGCCTGCAACTCGATGCGTCCAACAGCGGCGCACTGGAGCCGGTGTCGGCGCGGTTCGATTCGCGCAGCGGCCGTTTCGACGTGACGTTCTCGATCGGCAACGACTCCAACGCGCCCGCTACCAAGTTGCGCTTCACCGGCACCGCAGTCGAGACCGTGGAAGCCGCCGTGCTGGCCCGCGGCGTCGACAGCAAGGAAGTGCTGAAATCCTCCGATGTGATTGTCGAGCGGCGTCCGAAGGCCGAAGTCGGCAACGACGTCGCCAGCCGCGACCGCGCGGTCGGCATGCAGGCTCGACGCCAGTTGCGCGCCGGACAGGCGTTGCGCGTCTCCGATCTTGCGAAGCCGGATCTGGTGGTGCGCGATCAGGCCGTCACGCTGGTCTACGAATCCGCCGGGCTTTACCTCACCATTCGCGGCAAGGCGATGGAAGGCGGCACCGAAGGCGACGTTGTCAACGTGCTCAACCTGCAATCGAAGCGCACCGTCTCCGGCGTCGTGGTCGGTCGCGGCCAGGTCGCGGTCTCGGTTCCTGCGCCACGGCTGCCGCCGGCCAGCGAGACCCCCGCTCCAGCCAAGACCTCCGAGGCCACCGCACCGGTCGCGGTCGCCACCAACGAACCTGCGTCTGTTTCCCGAAAAGCTGAGTAATGCTGATGTTCAAGTACAATCGTCCCCTGCTCACCGCCGCGTTGCTGGCGACCGGATTCATGGCCGGCGGCTGCTCGTCGATCGAGCGGCTCTCGGCCATCGGCGAAAAGCCGGCGCTGACTGCGATCGAAAATCCGACCACGCAGGCCGGCTACAAGCCGGTGCAAATGCCGATGCCGAAGCCGGAGGTGGCGTCCTACAACGCCAACTCGCTGTGGCGCAGCGGATCGCGGGCGTTCTTCAAGGACCAGCGCGCGCATCAGATCGGCGACATTCTCACCGTCACCGTCAACTTCACCGACAAGGCCAACATCGCCAACGAGACCCAGCGCAGCCGCACCAACAAGGAAGATTCCGGCATTACCGATTTCATCGGCAGCAAAACGATCACGAATCCCGCGACCAGCGTTTTGCCGGGCCGCATCCTGACCGCCGACGGCTCCTCGTCCAGCGATGGCAAGGGCTCGGTGGCGCGCCAGGAAAACCTGCAGACCAGCGTCGCCGCGGTGGTCACGCAATTGCTGCCGAACGGCAACCTCGTGGTCGAGGGCAAACAGGAAATCCGCGTCAATTACGAAATTCGCGAGCTGATCGTCGCCGGCATCGTGCGCCCGGAAGACATCCAGAGCGACAACACCATCGACAGCGCCAAGATCGCGCAAGCCCGTATCGCCTACGGCGGCCGCGGTCAGATCACCGACGTACAGCAACCGCGCTACGGCCAGCAGGTCATGGACGTGCTGCTGCCCTTCTAAGGTTTTCAGAGCTCCCACACTTCATTGCGAACCTAGGCGCAATGAAGTGTACCAACGCGGCCTTCCGTCAGCTCCCCTGACGGAAGGCCGTCGTCGTTTCAAATTGAAAGTCTGCAGGATGGGTGGAGCGAAGCGATATCCATCTTCAACGTCGACGGCCTGCGCGATGGGTATCGCTTCGCTCCACCCTTCCTGCGAAGTGCTTCAGCCGCTGAAATCCACCGCGACGCTGCCGAGTCCCGACAGCTCCATCACCACCGCATCGCCGGCATTCAACCACACCGTCTGCACCAGGCTTCCGGTCAGCACGATTTCGCCCGCGCGCAATGTCTTTCCATCGGCCGCGAGGTGATTGGCAAGCCAGGCCAGCGCGTTGTGCGGATGGCCGAGCACGTCGGCGCCGCTGCCGCGCGCGACTTCGTTGTCGTTGATAATGGCGCGGCCGACCACCGCCAGCAGGTCCGGCGCGTCCGCGCGGGCGACAGGCGCGCCCAGCACGCAACCCGCCGCGAAGAAATCATCGGCGACCAAAGTCGGTGCACCGATGCTGCGCCAGTCCTCATATCGATCATCGACAATCTCGATCGCGGGGAGATAGGCCTCGATCGCCGACGCGACGGTCTCGGCCGTGAACGGCGCATCGGATGCGGGGAGATCGCGGCCGAGCCGCACCGCGATCTCGCATTCGACGCCGACGCGGACATAGTCGCCGTGGCGCAGCGAGACACCGCTGGCATGAACGCCCCTGGCGAACACGCCGCCGCTGCAGGGATGCGGGATGCCGAGATATTGCTGCATCACCGCGCTGGTGCAGCCGATCTTCCAGCCGACACGCGGCCCGAAATTCGCCGACAGCAGCGCGTGAACGGCATCCTGGATTCGATAGCCTTCGGCTTCATCCCACGGTGCATGGGCGGAGAACGACTGCAACCGCGTCCGGTTGAGGCGGACGGAAGCGAGCACTTCGGCTATCGCGAGAGTCTTTTCCATCGGCGGCAGCCTTCAGCTGATAACTGAACTCACCTATCGACGATTCGACTCCAGCCTTGGCTGCAGCCGAACCGGTCCGCCCTACTCGTCCCGATAAACCTTCTCGCGCTTCTCGTGGCGCTCCTGGGCTTCGACCGAGAGCGTCGCGATCGGGCGGGCTTCCAGCCGCTTCAGCGAGATCGGCTCGCCGGTCTCCTCGCAATAGCCGTAGGTGTTGTCGTCAATGCGCTGCATCGCAGCGTCGATCTTGGAGATCAGCTTGCGCTGCCGGTCACGTGCGCGCAGTTCGATGGCGCGATCGGTTTCCGACGAAGCGCGATCCGCGAGGTCGGGGTGATTGACGTTCTCTTCCTGCAGGGTCTGCAAGGTGATGCGGGATTCGCGTAAAATCTCTTCCTTCCAGGCCAGCAGCTTCGCGCGAAAATAGTCGCGCTGGCGGTCGTTCATGAAAGGCTCTTTTTCGGAGGGTCGATAGCTTTTCAACTTGTCCAAGGCCAATCCATCTGTCCGTGCAAGGCGCCGGAAATGACCGGCCGCGCCGCAGCTTATATAGCGGCGCCATGTGACAGACAATATCGACCGCAGGCCCAAACTACCGCCCACCACAGGGTTTCCGTGCCGGAACCTGCACGGGGGGCGTAGCGTGACACCAATCGACTTAGACTTTGGTCAGGGGGTGATCAGGCTTGCGCCAAACCTTGGCCGGCCTTGGCGAGTTCAACTTCGACCCGCAGCTCGATCTCCGACAGCACCGCATCGAGGCCGGGATCGCCGGACGAGGACTTCAGATCGGCCGCCGCAGCCCGCAGCCGCGCCACCGTGGAAGCGTCGAACGAGCCGACGAGCAGCCCGAGCTTGAGCTCGTCCAGCACGTCCAGTGCGCCGCGGCCCCGCTGCACCGAGCGCTTGCGCCGTTCGGTGGCATCCTCGACGCCCTGCATGGCCAGCAGCGCATCGAGGCTGGCGGCCGCCCTCGGCGCCATGGCGGGTCGGGTTTCGGAAGTCGCCGCGGTATCCGGCAGCGAGAAGCCGGTCGAACTGGCCCGCTTCGTGCTCGACGACGGGGAGCCCAGTGTGGTGCCGTTCGGTCCATAAATGCGCATCGACGTATCCAGCGAAGGTAATGGCCGGAGCCTGGCCGGGGGCGCCCGCCGCTCGACGACCAGCATCGATTCTGTAAACGGAACCCCGCCAGCAAAGGTGGTCCCTTATGGTTAATCAATCGTGAATGACCCGGCAAAAACTGCCGTGAGCGGCAGTTTCGCCATTGCGCATGTCGCCCCCCGCTCGCTGCGAATTTCAAAAAAATAAGTATTATCAATATATTACGGCATTAACCATGGCTGGCACGGCGCTCGCATAGCTATGGCTGGATCATCGTCATGGGAGTGATGCGTGGTCCAGCCAATACCTCAGCGGGGAGCAGAGGATGTCTAGCCTACCTTCGGTCAGATCCTGTCAGGCGGCCTGTGCGGCGCTCGTTGCGCTGCTGCTGTCCGTTGCGTCCGCAGAGGCGACGTCGCGGATCAAGGATCTCGCCAATATCGAAGGCGTGCGGCAGAATCAGCTGATCGGCTACGGCCTCGTCGTCGGCCTCAACGGCACCGGCGACACCCTGAACAACATTCCCTTCACCAAGCAATCGCTGCAGGCGATGCTGGAACGCATGGGCGTCAACATCCGCGGCGCCACCATCCGCACCGGCAACGTCGCCGCCGTCATGGTCACCGGCAACCTGCCCGCCTTCGGCACCCAGGGCACCCGGATGGACGTCACCGTCTCTGCGCTCGGCGACGCCAA is drawn from Nitrobacteraceae bacterium AZCC 2146 and contains these coding sequences:
- a CDS encoding hypothetical protein (product_source=Hypo-rule applied; pfam=PF10768) is translated as MRIYGPNGTTLGSPSSSTKRASSTGFSLPDTAATSETRPAMAPRAAASLDALLAMQGVEDATERRKRSVQRGRGALDVLDELKLGLLVGSFDASTVARLRAAAADLKSSSGDPGLDAVLSEIELRVEVELAKAGQGLAQA
- a CDS encoding flagellar L-ring protein precursor FlgH (product_source=KO:K02393; cleavage_site_network=SignalP-noTM; cog=COG2063; ko=KO:K02393; pfam=PF02107); the encoded protein is MFKYNRPLLTAALLATGFMAGGCSSIERLSAIGEKPALTAIENPTTQAGYKPVQMPMPKPEVASYNANSLWRSGSRAFFKDQRAHQIGDILTVTVNFTDKANIANETQRSRTNKEDSGITDFIGSKTITNPATSVLPGRILTADGSSSSDGKGSVARQENLQTSVAAVVTQLLPNGNLVVEGKQEIRVNYEIRELIVAGIVRPEDIQSDNTIDSAKIAQARIAYGGRGQITDVQQPRYGQQVMDVLLPF
- a CDS encoding 2-keto-4-pentenoate hydratase (product_source=KO:K02554; cath_funfam=3.90.850.10; cog=COG3971; ko=KO:K02554; pfam=PF01557; superfamily=56529): MEKTLAIAEVLASVRLNRTRLQSFSAHAPWDEAEGYRIQDAVHALLSANFGPRVGWKIGCTSAVMQQYLGIPHPCSGGVFARGVHASGVSLRHGDYVRVGVECEIAVRLGRDLPASDAPFTAETVASAIEAYLPAIEIVDDRYEDWRSIGAPTLVADDFFAAGCVLGAPVARADAPDLLAVVGRAIINDNEVARGSGADVLGHPHNALAWLANHLAADGKTLRAGEIVLTGSLVQTVWLNAGDAVVMELSGLGSVAVDFSG
- a CDS encoding DnaK suppressor protein (product_source=KO:K06204; cog=COG1734; ko=KO:K06204; pfam=PF01258; superfamily=109635,57716; tigrfam=TIGR02420), with the translated sequence MNDRQRDYFRAKLLAWKEEILRESRITLQTLQEENVNHPDLADRASSETDRAIELRARDRQRKLISKIDAAMQRIDDNTYGYCEETGEPISLKRLEARPIATLSVEAQERHEKREKVYRDE
- a CDS encoding flagella basal body P-ring formation protein FlgA (product_source=KO:K02386; cleavage_site_network=SignalP-noTM; cog=COG1261; ko=KO:K02386; pfam=PF13144,PF17656; superfamily=51269; tigrfam=TIGR03170) gives rise to the protein MTTTLRSLLLATALLATATAALGQTRDDVIASPVLRPNVTVTNDVVRIGDVIDNAGPAAQIAIYRAPDLGTVGTLSTVKIIAALRAHQVIGVDTRNIQDVTITRLSRSLDSKDIENQVAQALERRNGLGDAANLSLTFDRDVPSLQLDASNSGALEPVSARFDSRSGRFDVTFSIGNDSNAPATKLRFTGTAVETVEAAVLARGVDSKEVLKSSDVIVERRPKAEVGNDVASRDRAVGMQARRQLRAGQALRVSDLAKPDLVVRDQAVTLVYESAGLYLTIRGKAMEGGTEGDVVNVLNLQSKRTVSGVVVGRGQVAVSVPAPRLPPASETPAPAKTSEATAPVAVATNEPASVSRKAE
- a CDS encoding flagellar basal-body rod protein FlgG (product_source=KO:K02392; cog=COG4786; ko=KO:K02392; pfam=PF00460,PF06429; superfamily=64518; tigrfam=TIGR02488) → MRALYTAATGMAAQELNVQVISNNIANMRTTGYKKQTAAFQDLIYDHVRRVGAQASDQGTIIPVGVDIGGGVKTVGTPRLMTQGTLSATGGDLDIAVRGEGFFKIQMTDGTFTYTRDGSFTTDSQGRIVTSAGNPVQPTITVPSASSGLTINAQGQVSVTVPGSTTPTVLGQIGLTRFINKAGLQPIGDNLFTDTPASGAPQDGVANADGFGDMQQRNLEQANVEVVSEISDLIAAQRAYEMNAKVISAADQMLQSTSAMFR